From Patescibacteria group bacterium, a single genomic window includes:
- a CDS encoding HU family DNA-binding protein — protein sequence MNKNEVINEVARKTGLSRREAEVGVQTMLDLIAKEIAKGGKVTLTGFGTFDVGKRKARSGVNPRTGSPIKIPASKMPRFKPSRSLRSAVK from the coding sequence ATGAACAAAAATGAAGTCATCAACGAGGTAGCAAGAAAAACCGGACTATCTCGAAGAGAAGCTGAGGTCGGAGTGCAGACAATGCTCGATCTTATTGCGAAAGAGATCGCTAAGGGTGGAAAGGTTACTCTTACAGGATTTGGCACGTTTGATGTTGGCAAACGCAAGGCTCGATCTGGCGTGAACCCACGAACTGGTTCGCCGATCAAGATCCCTGCTTCGAAAATGCCAAGATTTAAACCAAGCCGATCACTTAGGTCTGCAGTCAAATAA
- a CDS encoding TIGR00282 family metallophosphoesterase: MAEKTLKILFIGDIVGKPGRRAAKLMIPLLQASEKVNLVIANGENLASGKGMTFGKYEEMIESGIDYFTSGNHIWNNQDIVDHLGDPSLRVLRPENYPDNMPGSGVREIEDGLVLVNLQGRVFMDEELADPFKIGRDIAEKYADKIIIIDFHAEATSEKVALGFYLDGKVSAIIGTHTHIQTADERVLPDGTAYISDVGMTGPQDSVLGVKKEIIIEKFLTQLPKSHKVASGEMILNAVIIEIDKKTKKALNIKRVSKVIKP; this comes from the coding sequence ATGGCAGAAAAGACATTAAAGATATTATTTATCGGTGATATTGTTGGAAAACCAGGCAGACGCGCGGCGAAATTGATGATTCCTTTACTTCAAGCGAGCGAGAAGGTAAATTTAGTCATCGCCAACGGCGAAAACCTCGCTTCTGGTAAGGGCATGACTTTTGGCAAATATGAGGAAATGATCGAATCCGGCATTGACTATTTTACTTCCGGCAATCATATCTGGAATAACCAAGATATTGTTGATCATCTTGGCGACCCATCTCTTCGGGTGCTGCGCCCGGAGAATTATCCTGACAATATGCCTGGATCAGGCGTTCGTGAAATCGAAGACGGGCTAGTGCTGGTCAATCTCCAGGGACGAGTCTTTATGGACGAGGAACTTGCCGACCCATTCAAAATTGGCCGTGACATTGCTGAAAAATATGCCGACAAAATTATAATCATTGATTTTCACGCTGAAGCTACGAGCGAAAAAGTTGCTCTAGGATTTTATTTGGATGGCAAAGTATCAGCCATCATCGGCACGCATACTCACATTCAAACTGCTGATGAGAGAGTTCTTCCTGATGGAACAGCATATATCAGTGATGTCGGCATGACTGGACCGCAAGATTCTGTCTTGGGTGTGAAAAAGGAGATTATCATTGAAAAATTCTTGACACAGCTTCCAAAGTCTCATAAAGTAGCAAGTGGAGAGATGATTTTGAACGCTGTGATAATTGAAATTGATAAAAAAACCAAAAAAGCGCTAAATATAAAAAGGGTATCGAAAGTTATTAAGCCTTGA
- the rny gene encoding ribonuclease Y — MINLILTAIAGLLVGGIAGFALWKVQSGNKIASAAAKAEKLVEDARTKEKEILLEAKDAAIKEKEEAKKEVDKKGKYLEDLERELRRKESVVDSRFDEVDKRGKAMSTKEKQIEEIKNTLRELRVKQEKSLEKIASMSKDEAKKVLLNVVEKEGKEDLIKKIKEVETYVKENADEKAREIVLSAMQRIAAETASENTVSTVALPSDEMKGRIIGREGRNIQAFEKVTGVDLLIDDTPEAVVLSSFDPIRRQVAKVTLESLIADGRIHPARIEEAYAKAKEVVAADIKKAGEEAAIEVGVAGLPPEISRILGRLKYRTSYGQNQLHHAVEVAKIGALLADEIGADAALAKKAGLLHDLGKAVDHEVPGSHAVISADIARKYKLPADLIHAIEAHHEDVEIKTKEAAIVQIADAISSARPGARRESTESYIKRLTELERVANSFDGVEKSFAIQAGREVRVLVQPEEIDDLASAKLAKEIARKIEEEVQYPGQVKVQVIREVRAVEFAK; from the coding sequence ATGATTAATCTAATTCTGACCGCAATCGCCGGCCTTCTTGTTGGTGGAATTGCTGGTTTTGCATTGTGGAAGGTCCAGTCTGGCAACAAGATTGCGAGTGCAGCAGCAAAAGCGGAAAAATTAGTAGAAGACGCACGGACCAAAGAAAAGGAAATTCTACTTGAGGCCAAGGATGCAGCGATCAAAGAAAAAGAGGAAGCAAAAAAGGAAGTGGACAAAAAGGGAAAGTATTTGGAAGATTTAGAGCGAGAGTTGCGCCGCAAGGAATCAGTCGTAGATAGCCGATTTGATGAGGTTGATAAACGCGGCAAAGCGATGAGCACCAAGGAAAAACAAATTGAAGAGATTAAAAACACTCTGCGAGAGCTTCGAGTAAAACAAGAAAAAAGTTTGGAAAAAATTGCCTCAATGAGCAAAGATGAGGCAAAAAAAGTTCTTCTTAATGTTGTTGAGAAAGAGGGGAAAGAGGATTTGATTAAAAAAATCAAAGAAGTTGAAACATATGTGAAGGAAAACGCTGATGAGAAGGCTCGAGAAATAGTGCTTTCAGCGATGCAACGAATTGCTGCCGAGACCGCCTCTGAAAATACCGTCTCGACCGTTGCCTTACCGTCAGACGAGATGAAGGGCCGCATCATTGGCCGAGAAGGTAGAAATATTCAAGCATTTGAAAAAGTTACCGGTGTTGATCTTCTTATCGATGATACGCCGGAGGCAGTAGTCTTGTCTTCGTTCGATCCGATTCGCCGCCAGGTAGCCAAAGTTACACTTGAATCACTCATCGCCGACGGCCGAATTCATCCGGCGAGAATTGAAGAAGCTTATGCCAAGGCCAAAGAAGTTGTAGCTGCTGATATTAAGAAAGCCGGTGAAGAGGCGGCAATTGAGGTTGGCGTAGCCGGCCTGCCACCGGAGATTTCACGAATACTCGGTCGCCTAAAGTACAGGACTTCTTATGGACAAAATCAGCTTCATCATGCGGTTGAGGTGGCAAAAATAGGTGCGCTCCTTGCTGATGAAATCGGTGCTGATGCGGCGCTTGCCAAGAAAGCGGGTTTGCTTCACGATCTTGGCAAAGCCGTTGATCACGAAGTTCCTGGTTCACATGCAGTTATTTCGGCTGATATTGCCCGAAAATATAAGCTTCCAGCCGACCTTATTCATGCAATTGAAGCCCATCACGAAGATGTTGAGATCAAGACCAAAGAAGCGGCTATTGTTCAAATTGCCGATGCTATTTCGTCTGCCAGGCCCGGCGCTCGTCGCGAGTCGACTGAATCCTACATCAAACGCCTTACCGAGCTTGAGCGCGTCGCTAACTCATTCGATGGCGTTGAGAAGTCGTTTGCAATACAGGCTGGCCGTGAAGTGCGTGTCTTGGTTCAGCCGGAGGAAATTGACGATCTCGCATCTGCCAAGCTAGCAAAAGAAATTGCACGAAAGATTGAGGAAGAGGTCCAGTATCCGGGTCAAGTGAAGGTTCAGGTCATACGAGAAGTAAGAGCAGTCGAGTTTGCGAAATAA
- the amrS gene encoding AmmeMemoRadiSam system radical SAM enzyme: protein MKEALIYKKLSGKRVQCGVCNHFCKISDGSRGVCGVRENKGGKLFALNFGKSIAVSLDPIEKKPLYHFLPGTFTYSFATVGCNFRCDWCQNWEISQGHKPAGNIPGEEISPGEHVASAIKNECPSISYTYTEPTMFIEYALSTMKLAKKKGLKNIWVSNGYMSDESLKLILPYLDAINVDLKSYKDKTYQKFCGAKLEPILKNIEMIYKHKVYLEITTLIIPGLNDSQKELTQIAEFIAKKLSPETPWHISRFFPAWKMTGEITPRKTLELARKIGHKVGLKYIHIGNI, encoded by the coding sequence ATGAAAGAAGCTTTGATCTACAAAAAGTTATCCGGCAAAAGAGTGCAATGCGGTGTTTGCAACCATTTTTGCAAAATTTCCGATGGTAGTAGGGGAGTGTGCGGCGTACGGGAAAATAAGGGGGGGAAATTATTTGCCTTAAATTTTGGCAAATCAATTGCCGTCTCCCTCGACCCGATTGAGAAAAAACCGCTCTATCATTTTCTTCCTGGGACATTCACATATTCATTTGCCACGGTCGGCTGCAATTTTCGCTGTGATTGGTGCCAAAATTGGGAAATATCGCAAGGGCATAAACCAGCTGGTAACATCCCCGGCGAGGAGATTTCGCCGGGTGAACATGTCGCTTCTGCGATTAAAAATGAATGTCCATCGATTTCATACACTTACACAGAGCCGACGATGTTTATTGAATACGCGCTTTCCACAATGAAGCTTGCTAAGAAAAAAGGATTGAAAAATATTTGGGTTTCCAATGGGTACATGTCGGATGAGTCGCTTAAATTAATTCTTCCATATCTCGATGCGATAAATGTCGATCTGAAATCTTATAAAGACAAAACATATCAGAAATTTTGTGGCGCGAAGCTCGAACCCATTTTGAAAAACATTGAGATGATCTACAAACACAAAGTTTATTTGGAAATAACAACACTGATAATCCCAGGCCTTAATGATTCGCAAAAGGAATTAACTCAAATCGCAGAATTTATTGCCAAAAAATTATCGCCCGAAACCCCTTGGCACATCTCACGCTTTTTTCCGGCTTGGAAAATGACCGGAGAAATTACTCCGAGAAAAACTCTCGAACTGGCACGAAAAATCGGCCACAAAGTGGGGTTGAAATATATTCACATTGGAAATATCTAA
- a CDS encoding VOC family protein, with amino-acid sequence MAKISWFEILADDNARAKYFYESIFGWKINKTSDDYEYWMIQQESDDDIGGGIMNRKMVDTRTKITGFVDSIPVDSVDKYAETIKMHGGISIKEKHAIPGYGWHQYFMDTEGNIFGIMDQDSTAK; translated from the coding sequence ATGGCTAAAATATCTTGGTTCGAAATCTTAGCCGACGATAATGCAAGGGCGAAATATTTTTACGAAAGTATTTTTGGTTGGAAGATAAATAAAACCAGCGACGATTACGAGTATTGGATGATTCAGCAGGAATCCGACGATGACATCGGTGGCGGAATAATGAACCGAAAAATGGTGGATACAAGGACCAAGATCACTGGTTTTGTTGACTCGATTCCGGTGGACTCTGTTGATAAGTACGCCGAAACTATCAAAATGCATGGCGGAATTTCCATAAAAGAAAAGCACGCCATTCCCGGCTATGGTTGGCACCAGTATTTTATGGACACCGAAGGCAACATTTTCGGAATCATGGATCAAGACTCAACCGCAAAATAG
- a CDS encoding dolichyl-phosphate beta-glucosyltransferase yields MSEEFYLSIIIPAYKESHRIHKVLGAIEKLENKVDYKIETVVVVDGAPDNTAEKAHEFDDRLKNLVIIDRKENKGKGYTVREGMLKSHGKYRLFADADNSTPVEQVEKLLEYVKDYDVVIGSRYVEGGKLAIPQSFVRKMGGRAINLVIRATAISGIHDTQCGFKLFSERAAERVFSKVTFERWSFDIEVLAIARKFGFKIKEVGITWYDDPHSLVNPIKDGLRMMKDSWQVRKNIRAGVYREK; encoded by the coding sequence ATGTCGGAAGAATTTTATCTATCAATCATTATTCCCGCCTACAAAGAATCACATCGCATTCACAAAGTTCTTGGGGCAATAGAGAAGTTAGAAAACAAAGTTGATTATAAAATCGAAACAGTCGTAGTAGTCGATGGTGCACCGGACAACACAGCAGAAAAAGCTCATGAATTTGATGATCGGCTGAAAAATCTTGTAATCATCGATCGAAAAGAGAATAAGGGAAAGGGATACACCGTGCGAGAGGGTATGCTTAAATCCCATGGCAAATACAGGCTTTTTGCCGATGCGGACAACTCAACGCCCGTTGAACAGGTCGAAAAGCTTTTGGAATATGTAAAAGATTATGATGTCGTAATCGGTTCACGCTATGTTGAAGGTGGCAAGTTAGCGATTCCACAATCATTTGTACGAAAAATGGGAGGCAGAGCGATCAATCTGGTGATTCGTGCTACAGCAATCTCTGGAATACATGATACCCAATGTGGTTTTAAATTATTTTCCGAACGTGCAGCTGAACGTGTGTTTTCTAAGGTAACCTTTGAGCGATGGAGTTTTGATATAGAAGTTTTGGCCATTGCTAGAAAATTTGGATTCAAAATTAAAGAAGTCGGTATTACGTGGTATGATGATCCGCATTCACTAGTAAACCCAATAAAAGATGGCTTGCGCATGATGAAAGATTCTTGGCAGGTACGCAAAAACATCCGGGCGGGAGTATATAGAGAAAAATAA
- a CDS encoding glycosyltransferase family 39 protein: MSTLAKLTKSDKNFITILLAGVILLSMFIIALFSAMGNSGIVDEIAHIPAGYSYDKYHDYRLNPEHPPIAKALAGVPLTFLKLNGLKADWSWDAINQWESGWYFLYEAGNNPKTILFWSRLPMLLLMLGLAVLLFTWAKKSWGRKAGLFALLLIAFYPDILGHGGLVTTDIAAAFGYLIAIFAFDKLLERRTFASLLWAAAAFALAQLLKFSAFLLFAIFLILVIARAFMDRTDEVRFWPKFWSYFKSYFWTCAISLVIVTIVYIPFVWNTPPAIEHQVIESNLTSNPSTLVFRNFLHHFENNPFTRALGHYLLGVMLVLKRVEGGNAVYILGNLSDKSISWFFPVAWLIKTPIPIIILVFWSIITAIVFRTKNKKDLWENWLLLTPIVVYWAFTLKGQLNIGIRHLMPTVPFMVLFIAKQMQRYLNKPFWTTQSIVIFGLSAWLIVDVLSYYPQYIAYFNNVVPRDKRYEYMTDSSLDWGQDLLRLKDYVDENNIDAIKVDYFGGSVPQYYIPQAEDWHSSYGPATGWLAVSATYYQSSKLYGPQEGKWSYDWLDNFTPTAEIGGSILVFHITPQDLNENPPESPYPITHTDLPGSLTIDRSNIIINNN; encoded by the coding sequence ATGTCAACCTTAGCCAAACTTACAAAATCCGATAAAAATTTCATCACCATTCTTCTTGCTGGCGTCATATTGCTTTCGATGTTTATAATTGCTCTTTTCTCTGCTATGGGAAACTCCGGAATAGTTGATGAAATTGCACACATTCCGGCTGGATATTCTTATGACAAATATCATGATTACCGCCTCAATCCGGAGCATCCGCCGATCGCCAAGGCATTGGCTGGGGTTCCTCTCACATTTCTCAAATTAAATGGGCTGAAAGCCGATTGGAGCTGGGATGCAATTAACCAGTGGGAATCTGGCTGGTATTTTCTTTATGAGGCAGGAAACAATCCCAAAACCATCCTTTTTTGGTCGCGCCTTCCGATGCTTTTATTGATGCTTGGGCTTGCAGTCTTACTTTTTACTTGGGCAAAAAAATCATGGGGGCGGAAAGCCGGGCTATTTGCTCTCTTGTTGATTGCTTTTTATCCGGATATTTTGGGCCACGGCGGACTTGTTACCACCGATATCGCAGCTGCATTTGGGTATCTGATCGCTATATTTGCTTTTGATAAATTACTGGAGCGGCGGACGTTTGCCTCGCTTTTGTGGGCAGCTGCAGCGTTTGCCTTAGCGCAACTACTAAAATTTTCAGCCTTTTTATTATTTGCCATCTTTTTAATTCTTGTTATCGCCCGAGCATTTATGGATCGTACAGATGAGGTAAGATTTTGGCCCAAATTCTGGAGCTATTTCAAATCATATTTTTGGACTTGCGCAATCTCTCTGGTCATCGTAACCATTGTTTATATCCCCTTTGTATGGAATACGCCACCGGCAATCGAACACCAGGTTATCGAGAGCAATCTAACATCCAATCCAAGCACCCTTGTTTTTCGAAACTTTTTGCATCATTTTGAAAATAATCCTTTTACTCGCGCTCTTGGCCATTATCTTTTAGGAGTAATGTTGGTCTTGAAAAGAGTTGAGGGTGGTAATGCGGTATATATTCTCGGCAACCTTTCAGATAAAAGCATTAGCTGGTTTTTCCCTGTAGCCTGGCTCATAAAAACTCCCATCCCAATAATCATTTTAGTTTTTTGGTCGATTATTACGGCAATAGTGTTCAGAACAAAAAACAAAAAAGACCTTTGGGAAAATTGGCTTTTATTGACTCCGATTGTGGTTTACTGGGCTTTCACGCTCAAGGGTCAATTAAATATCGGCATCAGGCATCTTATGCCGACCGTTCCATTTATGGTTTTATTTATCGCCAAGCAAATGCAACGATATTTGAATAAGCCATTTTGGACCACTCAATCGATTGTGATTTTTGGCCTTTCTGCCTGGCTTATTGTTGATGTTCTTTCGTACTATCCGCAATATATAGCCTATTTTAATAACGTCGTACCTCGAGATAAACGATATGAATACATGACAGACTCATCGCTTGATTGGGGCCAAGATTTGCTAAGATTGAAAGATTATGTGGATGAAAACAATATCGATGCTATCAAGGTTGATTATTTTGGCGGCTCAGTGCCACAATATTATATTCCGCAGGCTGAGGATTGGCACAGCTCATATGGGCCAGCCACCGGCTGGCTAGCAGTTTCCGCGACTTATTACCAGTCATCGAAACTTTACGGGCCACAAGAGGGCAAGTGGTCATACGATTGGCTGGATAATTTCACTCCGACTGCTGAAATCGGCGGGTCTATATTGGTTTTCCATATTACCCCACAGGATTTGAATGAAAATCCGCCAGAATCACCTTATCCAATCACTCACACTGATCTGCCAGGAAGCCTAACAATTGATCGCAGCAACATTATTATTAACAATAATTAG
- a CDS encoding GtrA family protein: MKKSEGSRGLIQFVKFAVVGVSNTAVDWIVYYILINTLLTETLEKSIAKAISFVVAVINSYIWNTIWTFKKEYQKSVGKNGEIGTKSAIFFKFFIVSLIGWGVNYVVFRATIGKFSSRDIVALIFASGAATLWNFFANKLWTYRK; encoded by the coding sequence ATGAAAAAAAGTGAGGGGAGCAGAGGGCTTATTCAGTTTGTTAAGTTTGCCGTTGTCGGAGTCTCGAATACTGCTGTTGATTGGATTGTTTACTATATTCTTATCAATACGCTACTTACAGAAACTCTTGAAAAGTCGATTGCCAAAGCGATTTCTTTTGTTGTCGCCGTCATAAATTCATATATATGGAATACGATTTGGACCTTCAAAAAAGAATACCAGAAATCAGTCGGTAAAAATGGCGAGATTGGGACTAAAAGCGCAATATTTTTTAAATTTTTTATTGTTTCATTGATCGGCTGGGGTGTTAATTATGTTGTATTTCGTGCAACAATTGGTAAATTCTCAAGCCGTGACATTGTCGCTCTGATCTTTGCATCTGGCGCTGCAACACTCTGGAATTTCTTTGCCAATAAATTATGGACATATAGAAAGTAG
- a CDS encoding glycosyltransferase family 2 protein, with product MSNWKYKRFFEILPGAIAWVVIISPLFLAYYAPRFLAIVLLFYVTFWLVRTFFMSYRLILGYKNYRKDTKIDWFAKLKQLPPDKSYKDIWHLVIVPTYKEDIAILEHSIQSVYQSNYPMDKVVYVLAIEERAKEQAEPYGKILTEKYKDKVADYLVIMHPKDMPNEIIGKGPNITYSGKIMLEYFKKKNIPLDNVIVTNMDADHRMDKNYLPCLTYLYLTDPDPIHKSFQPLPMFFNNIWDVPMPMRLIAMGSSFWQLIVATRPSRLRNFSAQAQSMAALEMTDFWSKQSVVEDGHQFWRSYYRFNGDHDVVPLYTPIYQDAILAGDMKSTIKEQYLQKRRWSWGVSDIPYVMEHTIKDKKIHWIDRWSNALILWESHVSWSTASIILATASWYPLVLNGSFKETVMAFYFPFIYRRILYIAWIGMIVTLTISTLLVPPYRGKKPIRRIFLDWILTPIVMPITSIAFSAIPALESQTRLMLGKYLEFRVTIKSTKRTSIESELAQ from the coding sequence ATGTCAAACTGGAAATACAAACGATTTTTTGAAATTTTACCTGGCGCGATTGCCTGGGTTGTGATTATATCCCCATTGTTTCTGGCTTATTATGCCCCAAGGTTTTTGGCGATAGTGCTTCTGTTTTATGTCACGTTCTGGCTTGTGCGCACATTCTTTATGTCATACAGGCTCATTTTGGGTTATAAAAACTACAGAAAAGACACAAAGATTGATTGGTTCGCCAAATTGAAGCAGCTTCCGCCAGACAAGAGTTACAAGGATATATGGCACCTTGTGATCGTGCCAACATACAAAGAAGACATCGCCATACTTGAACACTCCATCCAATCTGTTTATCAATCAAACTATCCAATGGACAAAGTCGTTTACGTTTTGGCAATTGAGGAACGCGCCAAAGAGCAAGCAGAGCCATACGGAAAAATCCTTACTGAAAAATATAAAGATAAAGTTGCAGATTATTTGGTTATAATGCACCCGAAAGATATGCCAAACGAGATTATTGGCAAAGGGCCAAATATCACGTATTCTGGCAAAATCATGCTTGAATATTTCAAGAAAAAGAATATTCCCTTGGACAATGTTATCGTGACCAATATGGATGCCGATCACAGAATGGACAAAAATTATTTGCCCTGCCTCACTTATTTGTATCTTACTGATCCTGATCCGATTCATAAAAGTTTTCAGCCATTACCGATGTTTTTCAACAATATTTGGGATGTGCCGATGCCGATGAGGCTGATTGCGATGGGTTCATCTTTTTGGCAGCTTATCGTGGCTACCAGGCCTTCGCGCTTGCGCAATTTTTCTGCACAAGCTCAAAGTATGGCTGCGCTGGAAATGACTGATTTCTGGTCAAAGCAATCTGTTGTTGAGGACGGCCATCAGTTTTGGAGAAGCTATTATCGTTTCAATGGCGACCATGATGTTGTCCCGCTGTACACTCCGATTTATCAGGATGCAATCTTGGCCGGAGATATGAAATCAACGATCAAAGAGCAGTATCTCCAGAAACGAAGATGGTCTTGGGGGGTTTCCGATATACCATATGTGATGGAACACACTATCAAGGACAAAAAAATCCATTGGATAGATCGCTGGTCAAATGCTCTAATACTCTGGGAGTCGCATGTATCGTGGTCAACGGCCTCAATCATTTTGGCAACGGCGTCTTGGTATCCGCTTGTATTGAACGGTTCTTTCAAAGAAACGGTAATGGCCTTCTATTTTCCATTTATTTATAGAAGAATTTTATATATTGCATGGATCGGTATGATCGTCACTCTCACAATCTCAACTTTGCTGGTCCCACCATATAGAGGCAAGAAACCAATCCGAAGGATTTTCTTGGACTGGATCCTAACGCCGATTGTGATGCCTATTACCAGCATTGCTTTCTCGGCCATTCCTGCTCTTGAATCACAGACTAGACTTATGCTCGGAAAATATCTAGAATTTAGAGTGACAATAAAATCAACGAAGCGCACCAGTATTGAATCTGAGCTGGCGCAATAA
- a CDS encoding KGG domain-containing protein has protein sequence MPTKAGIKRRGFASMSLEKRKKIASMGGKASHAKGTAHEFTPEEARIAGRKGGLK, from the coding sequence ATGCCAACAAAAGCAGGAATCAAAAGACGCGGATTTGCATCTATGAGCCTAGAAAAACGGAAGAAAATTGCCAGCATGGGCGGCAAAGCCTCCCATGCCAAGGGTACAGCTCATGAATTCACACCCGAGGAAGCTAGAATCGCCGGGCGCAAAGGCGGACTGAAGTAG
- a CDS encoding TM2 domain-containing protein: METRKLNWVLTLVLSIIVGQLGVDRFMMGQVGLGILKLITAGGCGIWWIIDIILIATKHPFPGIEWEA; the protein is encoded by the coding sequence ATGGAGACAAGGAAACTAAACTGGGTGCTGACACTTGTTTTGTCAATCATTGTCGGGCAGCTAGGCGTGGACAGATTTATGATGGGACAAGTGGGGCTGGGAATTTTGAAATTAATCACTGCCGGTGGCTGTGGCATATGGTGGATTATAGATATCATCCTTATTGCAACAAAGCACCCGTTCCCCGGAATTGAATGGGAAGCTTAA
- a CDS encoding DUF2752 domain-containing protein has protein sequence MPLFFGSHCPSSGFFVGCRCPGCGMTHALSALMHGNLHAAIDYNILVVPLSLVVLYLIISSIIHLYKITRQ, from the coding sequence ATGCCTCTATTTTTCGGCAGCCATTGTCCTTCCTCAGGATTTTTTGTCGGCTGCCGCTGCCCAGGTTGTGGGATGACCCATGCGTTATCGGCCTTGATGCATGGTAATTTGCATGCTGCAATTGACTATAACATTCTTGTGGTTCCCTTGTCTTTGGTTGTGCTGTATTTGATAATTTCAAGCATAATCCACTTATATAAAATTACCCGACAATAA
- a CDS encoding NUDIX domain-containing protein encodes MSEQRTKVGVGVMILRGGKILLGLRNEDAEKASSELHGEGTWTMPGGKMDFQEKLVDLCFRETKEETGIEIAKDKLKLISIQENITADKHFITLGFLSENFSGEPKVCEPDEIIEWRWFPIADIPENIFPPSKQVLDHYLNHKIF; translated from the coding sequence ATGTCTGAACAAAGAACAAAAGTTGGCGTCGGAGTAATGATTCTGCGTGGCGGTAAGATCCTTTTGGGTTTGCGGAATGAAGATGCAGAAAAAGCCAGTTCCGAACTTCATGGCGAGGGCACGTGGACAATGCCTGGCGGAAAGATGGATTTTCAAGAAAAACTGGTTGATCTTTGTTTTCGTGAAACAAAAGAGGAAACTGGGATCGAGATTGCCAAAGATAAACTAAAACTTATCAGCATTCAAGAAAACATCACCGCGGACAAGCATTTCATCACACTGGGATTTCTCTCGGAAAATTTTTCCGGAGAGCCGAAAGTTTGCGAGCCGGATGAGATCATCGAGTGGCGCTGGTTTCCAATCGCCGATATTCCGGAAAATATCTTTCCACCAAGCAAACAGGTGCTAGATCACTATTTGAATCATAAAATATTCTAA
- a CDS encoding DUF488 domain-containing protein yields the protein MDIILKRIYEPASRNDGFRVLVDRLWPRGIKKEEAKIDLWLKEIAPSNELRKWFGHNDDKWSEFKQKYFLELESNRGELENLKKHKNITLLFAAKDTEHNNAVAIKEYTEKKF from the coding sequence ATGGATATTATTCTCAAACGAATTTATGAACCAGCGAGTAGAAATGACGGCTTTCGAGTTCTAGTTGATCGGTTGTGGCCAAGGGGAATAAAAAAAGAAGAAGCGAAAATTGATCTTTGGCTCAAGGAGATTGCGCCGTCAAACGAGCTTCGAAAGTGGTTCGGCCACAACGATGACAAATGGTCAGAATTCAAACAGAAATATTTTTTAGAACTTGAGTCGAATAGGGGAGAGCTTGAAAATTTGAAAAAGCACAAAAATATTACCCTGTTATTCGCAGCAAAAGATACCGAGCACAATAATGCTGTTGCCATCAAAGAATATACTGAGAAAAAATTTTAG